TATTAATTCAGTGATTCAATAGTTATTTGTTTAGAAGTGTTTGAATAATCAAATGAATAAATAAAATTATTCGTGTAGATAAAATATTTCTCAGTCATTCATTTCATCCCGACTAAAAGTTTTTCCAGGATGTACGTACTTTAAAGATTCCATAAACGTATCATAATTCGATATTTTTAAATTATTTCTCACATATTTTTGCAACCATTTGCGAAATTCAGCATTTAAAGTCGATCGTTCACGATATGCTCTTTCCCGCGCTTTATGAATGAGGATTTCTTCAGCGCTTAAGGTTATATTTTTTAACATAAACCTTCTTTTATTTATCTATATCACTAATATTGTATGCACAAATATAGTGTATATTAAGAAATCTATCTCTTAAATACAAATCCTAGTAATCTAAAAACTTAGTATTGTACTTCTCTCTTATATTTAACTTCACCACCCAAAATAGTATAATCCACCTTTGTGTTGAGTATTTCTTCTTCAGGAATAGTCATGATATCTTTTGAAAGAACCACAATGTCTGCAAGCTTGCCTTTGGTGAGTGATCCTTTCAAGTGCTCTTCGAAAGCTGCGTAAGCGTTGTTAATGGTATAAGAACGTAAGGCTTCTTCACGAGTCATTCGTTGATCAGGGTAAAATCTTGTACCATCCGGCATCATCCTGGAAACGGAAGCGTAAAAACTAGCCAGCGGATCGATATCTTCAACGGGCACATCCGTTCCATTCGTGACAACCACACCAGCATCCATCAGGGTTCGCCAGACATAAGCGTTGGATTTAGATCGTTCATCTCCAAGACGTTTGGGCACCCAGGGGGCATCGGATGTGCAATGCACGCCTTGCATTGAGGCAATGACTCCTAGCTGAAAAAAGCGTGGGACGTCATCCGGGTGGATATGCTGAGAATGCTCGATGCGCCAGCGTAAGTCAGTTTTGTTGGGATCCATTTTGAAGGTTTTTTCATAGATATCTAAAACTTCCCGGTTAGCCCGGTCGCCAATTGCATGCGTGTTTACTTGAAAGCCATTTTCAAAAGCGATTTCAGCAGTTCTTGTGATATCTTCAACAGTTTCCAAGACTAAACCGGTGCTGGAGGTTAGATCGATATAGGGTTCGAGAAGCCAGGCGCCATGGGAGCCCAGTGCACCATCAATTTGACGTTTGATGGAACGCACTGAGAGAAAATCATTATCTTTAGGAATTGTTCGGTATGAAGCTAATTTCTCTGCCATTGTTTCATTGCTTTCTCTTCGCACCATTACATACAATCGAATTGGCAATTCACCACGTTCCGCAAATGCCTTGAAACGATCGATTTCAGCGAAACTTGCACCAGCATCATGAAAAGTCGTAATTCCTTTCGAAAGCGCTTCTTGACCGGCTAATTCTATTTTTTGTCGGGCTTCAGCTTCTACTTCCTCTTTTGATCGGTTTTCTAACGAAGCAGTTCGAGCCGCGCCAACCATCCGTTGTGCGGTCTCTCGCAACAAACCAGTGGGATTCCCCAAGTTATCTTTGACAATTTCTCCTCCAGGTGGATTAGAAGTGTCTTTTGTAATATTTGCAATTTCCATCGCTTTGGCATTGGCAAATGATGCATGACCACTGGCATGGGTTAAATTCACTGGATTATTTGGTGATATATTACTCAGTTCTCGATGCAATGGTACGCCATCCACATTTGGTTGCGGCACTTTGTCCCATTTTTCCTGGTGCCAGCCCCGGCCGGTAATCCATTCGCCAGGTTGTACTTTTTTAGCAGCTTCACCTACCATGGCGACGATTTCATCCCAATTTTTAACTTTGGTTAAATCCAGGATCATTTTTGAATTTCCCAGGCCCATATAATGCCCATGACCCTCAATGAAACCCGGTACAACCAGCCTGCCATTCAAATCAATCACTTCAGTATTATCGCCAATATATTTTTGAATTTCCTCATCACTGCCAACTGCAGTTATGGAATAACCAGAGATTGCAATAGCTTGTGCTTCCGAAATAGTATCATCCAGGGTCACAATTTTGCCATTTTTCAGAACAAGGTCTGCTTGTGTGGACAAACTGCATCCCCAAAACAAGCTAACGGCTAAAAATAATCCACTCAAAAATAACTGCTGTTTGAATTTTGAGTTCATTGAATCTCCATTTTTAAAAAAAATTAATGATCTAGTGATTGTTCTTAACCACCTAATTTACAAATAGAAAACCATAAAGCAACATAAATCCATCAATAAAATTGATTTTCTCGAAAAAATATAAA
This candidate division KSB1 bacterium DNA region includes the following protein-coding sequences:
- a CDS encoding amidohydrolase; this encodes MNSKFKQQLFLSGLFLAVSLFWGCSLSTQADLVLKNGKIVTLDDTISEAQAIAISGYSITAVGSDEEIQKYIGDNTEVIDLNGRLVVPGFIEGHGHYMGLGNSKMILDLTKVKNWDEIVAMVGEAAKKVQPGEWITGRGWHQEKWDKVPQPNVDGVPLHRELSNISPNNPVNLTHASGHASFANAKAMEIANITKDTSNPPGGEIVKDNLGNPTGLLRETAQRMVGAARTASLENRSKEEVEAEARQKIELAGQEALSKGITTFHDAGASFAEIDRFKAFAERGELPIRLYVMVRRESNETMAEKLASYRTIPKDNDFLSVRSIKRQIDGALGSHGAWLLEPYIDLTSSTGLVLETVEDITRTAEIAFENGFQVNTHAIGDRANREVLDIYEKTFKMDPNKTDLRWRIEHSQHIHPDDVPRFFQLGVIASMQGVHCTSDAPWVPKRLGDERSKSNAYVWRTLMDAGVVVTNGTDVPVEDIDPLASFYASVSRMMPDGTRFYPDQRMTREEALRSYTINNAYAAFEEHLKGSLTKGKLADIVVLSKDIMTIPEEEILNTKVDYTILGGEVKYKREVQY